Proteins encoded together in one Amphiprion ocellaris isolate individual 3 ecotype Okinawa chromosome 14, ASM2253959v1, whole genome shotgun sequence window:
- the ggnbp2 gene encoding gametogenetin-binding protein 2, which yields MARLVAVCREGEEDYPFLARQIPLYIDDTLTMVMEFSDSVLDVDSHEISTSHWKQFSEYHSKLKQQDLNIALMVTSREVYSALSQLVPCVGCRRSVERLFSHLVESGNPALEPLTVKPTGMLSVTKACLADVKKLYTLFYVHGSKLNDMIDAIPKSKKNKRCQLHSLDTHKPKPLGGSWMDVWELMSQECRDEVVLIDSAGLLETLETYLRKHRFCTDCKNKVLRAYNILVGEVDCSKEKGYCAALYEGLCCCPHERHIHVCCETDFIAHLLGRAEPEFAGGYERRERHAKTIDIAQEEVLTCLGIHLYERLHRIWQKLRAEEQTWQILFHMGIDALRKSFEMAVEKMQGISRLEQFVEELSEEERAKELKQEKKRQKRKNRRKNKCGFEMSEQEAEDKEKTLDESSLESVEGSCKACGSHDEEEEVGCEASVATNGSPSCSCPDSSKQDLSPHSNGSDYGYSSSIEGSEMGSREGSDVACSEGICNHDEAGDDPNVHHCAEDKEEDGTDSCVDCWPHSEDNTQCKSKKKKRKGKTFCHDQVQKGEGCMSDGNTTGRSPPSTHTCRTKEIFSSLCGDKFANIALRLPWTVHQKNLSLDVRPPETNISLVELLDDSEVTSDEENCLTQDEIQAFLERNQSFYNNRHQYRQLLKEKFTNYCRATKRSKPVCGKWFATTSVN from the exons TATCACTCCAAGTTGAAGCAGCAGGACTTGAATATTGCCCTGATGGTGACATCCAGAGAGGTGTATAGTGCATTATCTCAGTTGGTGCCATGTGTGGGCTGCAGACGAAGTGTAGAGCGCCTCTTCTCACATTTAGTGGAATCTGGGAACCCAGCCCTTGAGCCACTTACAGTGAAGCCCACAGGCATGCTTTCTGTCACCAAGGCCTGTTTGGCAGATGTGAAGAAGCTCTATACCCTCTTCTACGTCCATGG GTCAAAGTTGAATGACATGATTGATGCAATtccaaaaagtaaaaagaacaaACGCTGCCAGTTACACTCcttagacacacacaaacctaaGCCTTTGGG GGGAAGCTGGATGGATGTGTGGGAGCTGATGTCTCAGGAGTGCAGGGATGAGGTGGTCCTCATTGATAGCGCAGGTCTCCTTGAGACACTGGAGACATACTTGCGTAAACACAG GTTTTGCAcagactgtaaaaataaagtgcTGAGGGCATATAACATCCTGGTTGGGGAGGTGGACTGCAGTAAAGAGAAGGGGTACTGTGCTGCCCTGTATGAGGGACTTTGCTGTTGCCCCCACGAACGCCACATCCATGTGTGCTGTGAAACAGATTTCATCGCTCACCTCCTTGGCAGGGCAGAGCCTGAGTTTGCAGGAGGCTATGA gcGCAGAGAGAGACATGCAAAGACCATTGACATTGCACAAGAGGAAGTCCTGACCTGTCTGGGTATTCACCTCTACGAGCGGCTGCACAGGATCTGGCAGAAACTACGAGCAGAGGAGCAAACCTGGCAGATTTTGTTCCATATGGGAATTGATGCACTACGCAAAAGTTTTGAG ATGGCAGTGGAGAAGATGCAAGGGATCAGTCGACTGGAGCAGTTTGTCGAAGAGCTgtctgaggaggagagagcCAAAGAGCTGAAGCAGGAGAAAAAGAGGCAAAAGCGAAAAAATCGGCGCAAAAACAAGTGTGGCTTTGAAATGTCAGAACAGGAGGCAGAGGACAAGGAGAAAACTCTGGACGAG AGTTCTCTTGAGTCTGTGGAGGGCAGTTGCAAGGCGTGTGGCAGccatgatgaggaggaggaagtcgGCTGTGAAGCGAGTGTCGCCACCAATGGGAGCCCATCCTGCAGTTGTCCAGACAGCAGCAAACAAG ATTTGTCCCCCCACAGCAACGGTAGCGACTACGGCTACTCCTCAAGTATAGAGGGCAGCGAGATGGGATCACGAGAAGGCTCTGATGTCGCCTGCTCTGAGGGAATCTGCAACCATGACGAAGCAG GTGATGACCCAAATGTCCATCACTGTGCTGAAGACAAGGAGGAGGATGGAACAGACAGTTGCGTGGACTGCTGGCCACACTCTGAGGACAACACTCAATGCAAgagtaaaaagaagaaaaggaagggCAAGACTTTCTGCCACGAtcag GTACAAAAAGGTGAAGGTTGTATGTCGGATGGGAACACAACAGGCCGTAGTCCACCATCAACGCACACATGCCGAACCAAAGAAATCTTTTCCTCCCTATGTGGCGATAAATTTGCCAACATTGCACTACGGTTACCATGGACAGTACATCAGAAGAACCTCAGCCTTGATGTGAGGCCTCCAGAGACAAACATTAGTCTTGTGGAACTCCTG GATGATTCAGAAGTGACTTCTGATGAAGAGAATTGTCTGACACAGGATGAAATCCAGGCGTTTTTAGAGAGAAACCAGTCCTTCTACAACAACCGCCACCAGTACCGACAGCTCCTGAAAGAGAAATTCACCAACTACTGCCGTGCCACTAAGCGGAGTAAGCCAGTCTGTGGGAAGTGGTTCGCAACAACCAGTGTCAATTAA